A single region of the Pontimicrobium sp. SW4 genome encodes:
- a CDS encoding DegT/DnrJ/EryC1/StrS family aminotransferase, whose protein sequence is MKPKIWLSSPHMSGKEQKFINEAFDTNWIAPLGPNVSGFEEDISHYLNEDTYVAALSSGTAAIHLGLILLDVSRDDIVLCQSKTFSASANPIVYQGAQPVFIDSEKDTWNLCPIQLEIAIKDCIAKGRKPKAIISVHLYGMPYKVDEIHAIAKNYDIPIIEDSAEAFGSSYKNRKCGTFGDISILSFNGNKIITTSGGGALATNKKAIKDKAVFLATQARDKSVAYLHSHIGYNYRMSNVVAGIGRAQMTVLDKYVQLRRKNYQFYVDALKNINFVEFLGEPQNHFSNRWLSAILLDNFKTREALRLEFDKENIETRPLWKPMHQQPIFSDCKKYINGVSDNLFERGLCLPSGSNLTDNDLERIYNVLKSFFDIK, encoded by the coding sequence ATGAAACCAAAAATATGGCTCTCATCTCCACACATGAGTGGCAAAGAGCAAAAATTTATTAATGAGGCCTTCGATACTAATTGGATAGCTCCATTAGGCCCAAATGTTAGTGGATTTGAAGAAGATATTTCTCATTATTTAAATGAAGACACGTATGTAGCTGCATTAAGCTCAGGCACAGCTGCAATACATTTAGGACTCATACTTCTTGACGTTTCAAGGGATGATATTGTTTTATGTCAAAGTAAAACATTTTCGGCTTCAGCTAACCCAATAGTATATCAAGGTGCTCAACCTGTTTTTATTGATAGTGAAAAAGATACCTGGAACTTATGCCCAATTCAATTAGAAATCGCGATTAAAGATTGTATTGCAAAAGGAAGAAAACCAAAAGCAATTATTTCGGTTCATTTATATGGTATGCCTTATAAAGTGGATGAAATCCATGCAATAGCTAAAAATTATGACATACCAATTATAGAGGATAGTGCCGAAGCATTTGGGAGTAGTTATAAAAATAGAAAATGTGGAACTTTTGGAGATATATCCATTCTATCATTTAATGGGAATAAAATAATTACTACATCTGGTGGTGGCGCATTAGCAACAAATAAAAAAGCGATAAAAGACAAAGCTGTATTTCTTGCGACGCAAGCCAGAGATAAATCTGTAGCATATTTGCATTCGCATATTGGTTATAATTATAGAATGTCTAACGTTGTTGCTGGAATAGGACGTGCCCAAATGACTGTGTTGGATAAGTATGTTCAATTAAGAAGAAAAAATTATCAATTTTATGTAGATGCATTAAAAAATATAAACTTTGTTGAGTTTCTTGGTGAGCCTCAAAATCACTTTTCTAATAGATGGTTATCAGCAATTTTGCTAGATAACTTTAAAACTAGAGAAGCATTGAGATTGGAATTTGATAAGGAAAATATTGAAACACGACCATTGTGGAAACCAATGCACCAACAACCAATTTTTAGCGACTGTAAAAAATACATAAATGGTGTATCAGATAATCTATTTGAAAGAGGTTTATGTTTGCCAAGTGGATCGAATTTAACTGATAATGATTTAGAAAGAATTTATAACGTGTTAAAATCTTTTTTTGACATAAAATAA